The Gordonibacter urolithinfaciens genome contains a region encoding:
- the dnaN gene encoding DNA polymerase III subunit beta, translating to MKFSINQSELQNALSVVLKGVATRSTLPILSGVFLEADNDSLTLQTTDLELSVQYTVAALVEQPGRAVVPGKLFADIVKNLPDAAVHVEADEENAVITCDTASFSIKALNPDDFPGFPHVDVTQRVDIPFAQFSSMVRRVARVVSKDESRAILTGVLITIEDGRLKMVATDSYRLAITEAELPEYAGEEFQAVIAGTFLQDIAALPKTDGPVSFALAENQIVVTYQDTVFVNRRIEGNFPNYRQLLPDSHTTRVSMPVEHLVAGVKRASLLGQSSSPVRFDINIASQTTQLSSVAQDVGSAQETIACSGEGEDVEIAFNYAYLLDGLAAVGTDEVFLEVQSSLKPGIFKAAEPENFLYLVMPVRIA from the coding sequence TTGAAATTTAGCATCAACCAATCGGAACTTCAGAACGCCTTGAGCGTGGTGCTCAAGGGCGTGGCCACGCGATCGACGCTTCCCATCCTCTCCGGCGTGTTCCTCGAGGCGGACAACGACTCCCTCACGCTGCAAACCACGGACCTCGAGCTGTCCGTGCAGTACACGGTTGCCGCCCTCGTGGAGCAGCCCGGCCGCGCCGTCGTGCCCGGCAAGCTGTTCGCCGACATCGTGAAGAACCTTCCCGATGCGGCCGTGCACGTGGAGGCCGACGAGGAGAACGCCGTCATCACCTGCGACACGGCCTCTTTCTCCATCAAGGCGCTCAATCCCGACGACTTCCCCGGATTTCCGCATGTCGACGTGACCCAGCGCGTGGATATCCCGTTCGCCCAGTTCTCGTCCATGGTTCGCCGCGTGGCCCGGGTGGTTTCCAAGGACGAGAGCCGGGCCATCCTCACCGGTGTGCTTATCACCATCGAAGACGGGCGCCTGAAGATGGTGGCCACCGACTCGTACCGCCTGGCCATCACCGAGGCCGAGCTGCCCGAGTACGCGGGCGAGGAGTTTCAGGCCGTCATCGCAGGCACATTCCTGCAGGATATCGCCGCGCTGCCGAAGACCGACGGACCCGTTTCGTTCGCGCTGGCCGAGAACCAAATCGTCGTGACCTACCAGGACACGGTGTTCGTGAACCGCCGCATAGAGGGAAACTTCCCGAACTACCGCCAGCTGCTGCCCGATTCCCACACTACCCGCGTGAGCATGCCCGTGGAACACCTCGTGGCGGGCGTGAAACGCGCGTCGCTGCTCGGCCAGTCCTCCTCGCCCGTGCGCTTCGACATCAACATCGCCTCGCAGACCACGCAGCTGTCGTCCGTGGCCCAGGACGTGGGCTCGGCGCAGGAGACCATCGCGTGCTCCGGAGAGGGCGAGGACGTGGAGATAGCCTTCAACTACGCCTACCTGCTCGACGGCCTTGCCGCCGTGGGGACCGACGAGGTGTTCCTGGAGGTACAGTCGTCGCTCAAGCCGGGCATCTTCAAGGCAGCCGAGCCGGAGAACTTCCTGTACCTCGTCATGCCGGTACGCATCGCCTAG